A window of Cryptomeria japonica chromosome 3, Sugi_1.0, whole genome shotgun sequence contains these coding sequences:
- the LOC131068488 gene encoding plastocyanin, whose protein sequence is MAAITVAISSVKTECAKAAVAKAAPPHSPLSRGARGKMVKVRASMRENVMKMAATSAASVAIAGSALVGPAAAMEVLLGGNGGELEFVPNEFSVPAGETIIFKNNAGFPHNVIFLEDEVPSGVDAGTISMLEEDLLNAPGQTYKVTLDKKGTYKFYCGPHEGAGMRGTVTVN, encoded by the coding sequence ATGGCAGCCATTACAGTAGCGATCTCCAGCGTAAAGACAGAATGCGCAAAGGCGGCGGTGGCAAAGGCAGCGCCGCCGCACAGCCCTCTGAGCAGAGGGGCTAGGGGGAAAATGGTGAAGGTGCGCGCTTCGATGAGGGAAAATGTGATGAAGATGGCGGCGACATCGGCGGCGAGCGTGGCCATAGCGGGGAGCGCTCTGGTCGGTCCGGCGGCGGCAATGGAGGTGCTGCTGGGCGGCAACGGTGGCGAGCTTGAGTTCGTGCCGAATGAATTCTCGGTGCCGGCAGGGGAGACCATCATTTTCAAGAACAACGCGGGATTTCCCCACAATGTGATCTTTCTTGAGGATGAAGTGCCCTCCGGCGTTGATGCCGGCACCATTTCCATGCTGGAAGAAGATTTGCTGAATGCCCCTGGCCAGACCTACAAAGTAACCCTTGACAAGAAGGGCACCTACAAATTCTACTGCGGGCCTCACGAGGGAGCCGGCATGAGAGGAACAGTTACTGTCAATTGA